The nucleotide window TAAAAACCATGTTAAAATGCGGTCAGAAGAAGCTGAGAAGAAACTTAAATCACGCAAGTATGTTTATTGTCAaactcttttgtttttttttggataagGATTTATTGTCCAACTCTAAAATGACATGAAATGGTTGATCGTTGTAGCTAGATATATTAGATTTCTCTACATGATAGTGCTCAACTTAATGATAtgcaaatatataaattttagtgcTTTTTATTTGTTTGGCAAGCGGGAAGGGTATGATTAAGGGCATAGTGAGGATTGAGTTTTGCAGTTTTAGGATTCAAGGTGGGATGTCTACCACAGCTACCGCTTAATTCTTGTACAATCAAGTTCATATCTAATTATGTGGCTTTCCTGACCCGTTTTCTTGTTTGCTTTAATGTCTATCTGGGTTGATCTGCTCTCTCTCTCTTGGAGTGAGTGTCTAGGCAAGGTCACTTTAAGCTCATTCAGCGATTTCATGGGATAATGGTTTTGTCCACTCATTTTACATGCTCTTTATTCGACTCTGCTGCTCTTTATTCGACCCTATCTAGTTAGGCTGAAGTTCTGTGATACTGTGTTGAGCTAGTGGTACCACTGTTATCGACGTTTAATTGTCTTTAAGATGCAGCAGCTCACTTCCTTAAGTAGAAGACTAATTTaaaggctttttttttttttttggttgagaaGGTAACATATTTGCATATTAAAATATAGACTACACAAAAGCTATGAAGTCACCCATAATTACACTGTGGAATGCAGGAAAAAATAACTCCTAATCCTTTGTCTTCTTACAAGGAttctaaaacatcaaaaatagattcatgaTCTTTCAAAAACTTTCCTTTACACCAAAAGTATATAGGAATTAAACACTTCATCTTCATCTTTTGGATGTTACTAGATTTGTCTTCAAAGCATCTATGCTTTGTCCACCATATGCAAGCTGGGAGAATCCTCCATCTCTTGTTTTGTCCACAACATAATTTAAAAGCTTATGGTATCAAAGGAAAAATTATAGGCTTACAAAAATAAGTCTTTCTCTTAAAATATTAAGCATTTTGCAGTTAGAATTTATTTTTGATGAGAGAGAAAGATCCTGTCTCAAATTTTGCTAAATAACTTGCTAATAACTAGTTAACAGAAAAGTATGATTGATAAACCAATTGATGACCACTATAGTTGGAGTAACAACATTCATATCACTAACCCATACTCagatttttcttttgttgaaAGAAATTAGCttgggattgttgttgttgctcacTTTAAGAGAAAGCCTATGGTTGATCAAATGTACATCTTAGCACCTTGGTACATGATCTAAAGTGTGGTCTAAGCGAGGGCCGAGGTGAATTGCTTAGCCTGTGGTGCACCTAGCTTGAGGGCTTATGTGTGCCTCAAGCAAGTCTTTGGCAATACTGTTTCTGATGATGCAATGCAGAGGAAAAATGTTTTAAGGCTTTTCCGATGCTTTGGAGAAGTTTTGTtctagttaaataaataaaagattcTCTGTTGTTTGTACCTTAGCTGATATTTGATTTTCTCATTCTGtcttttatattgatatttttgcATCTCTAAAACAGAGCCATTGTTTTGGACCATGGCAATCCATCCATGAAGAGTCAGGTGAAGGCAATGGCTGCAGCTGAAGGTACGCATCGTCATGAACATTGAAATTAAGCATTTGATAATCGCTTTTCTGATTTACCTTGGTTAAAGTCAGCTAGATTGCCCTTAAGTTTCACATATGATTCAGTCATTTTCTTGTACATTTTTCGCATCCTCTGATGCCAATGTAATAACATtttaccttctcaaaaaaaagTCCTGGTAGATTGCTCCTAGTTGATTATTCCTTCTGCATATTGAAAGGATTATAAACTTGATGGTTATTGGAGGTAGAAATGCTTCTGGTATTCATTTGAGGATAACACTACCTAGTAATGCAAAATCCTCAGAATATTTGATGGGCTGTGTGCATTATCAACTTGAAGGTATACGAGAGAGGGATGCTTCTGATATCCCATTTTGACTTTCTATTTAATGagccaaaagaaaaaaatttgatGTAATCAACTATGAAGTATCTGGTAGTCATTATGTATATTTGGCTTTACGTGGAATGAAAGGAGTAGGAGATTGATCCATAGTTATGAGAGAGATATTAGTAGTTTATCTTCTCAAAAAAGAGATATTAGTAGTATAAGGAGATCTTTTCTATTTAATGCATTTGTTGGTGTAGGAAAGAATATTTGTGGGATCTGTGGTTAGATCATTGGATTAGCTTGTTCGAGAACCATTGTTGAGTTtgctttatatttatttttcacaCCAACTTGGTATAATCAATGAATGAAATattgagaaagaaaaaatgaagattcTAATAGTGGCATATCGGCTATCATTCTTGGTGTTCAGTGCTCATGCTATCCTAGTATCTTGTGCTACTCGTTATTTGGAGCTATAGCATAAAACTTCTTTTTGATGTATGTGTTTGGTTTACATGGATTCAGATACTGTTATTGTGTGGTAACGAGATAGGTAACTACAAAGTTACGGAGTCTTGGGAAACTTCTATTGCTATCCAATATCAACTTTATCCAATATAGGTATCTCTCATTTCTGGGCTGTTAAAGAAGGTCGAGAATAGCAATATTACTAAAACCAATTTTCATAACATTTTGTGGCAGCAAATCTACTGGCAATGAGAAAAAAGAACCTTATTGCATCTGTTAAAGGTGGAAAGGATAAATTGTAGTACCTTATCAAACAACAGCTTAAACGCAATAGCTAACACAACAGTGAAACGGTGGCTTATAAGAAGAATCAATTTTAGTAACCTATGAAACAGCAGTCGTTTAAACGCTATAGTTAAGCAGATGATGTGTAAGCTTGATCTTCAGGATGATGATGTGTAAGCTTGATCTTCTGTAGTGTCTCTTTTGTTTATTGAACATATACTATGGAGAACATTAGTTTTCTCTGGATGAATGATCTATAATGATGGTATATGTTTAATTTCTGATATTGCAGTTTGATGTAAATCTAACTCTTTGTCTCTTCAGCCAATCCATGGAGGATGGGTTTCAAGCAAAAGAAAGAGCCTCCTTTCAAAAAGCGAAAGGCAGAACCACCTCCAGGTAATTTGGGAGCTGAAGTTTAGAGGTTTCTTATTAGATGTTTTCTGCTAGTAGTCCAGTCAGTTTATTTCATGTCCAGGTGTTGGAAAGGAGGGATGTCTTGAATATAATTTCACTGTTTTGATGGTGTTATGTTTCCTATCTTTCATTGAACTTTATGAATTGCAGGGGGGGCTTACGGATCTGCTTACAAATCTGGCTCCTCTGCAACAACTCATTCAAAGGGAAAGCCTTCTGCTTCACCTTTGTCTTCTCCCCCTGAACTATCTGGTGCTCCAGCATCTCCATTTGACAATGCCAATCTTTTGAAGGGCCAAATTGCTGTGGATGATGTGATACCAGCTCAAACCATGGCTAAGGCTACTAGCTCTGACAAAGAAATTCCTAGCAAGGTGACCACAAGTTCTTCACATGATAAAGTAGGGCGTAAAAGGCATGCAGGCTCTACGCCTACCTACCTGCGTAGCATGTTGATTTCTCTACTTATGGAGAACCAGTCCAAGGGGATGAGTCTTAAGGTAAGCATGTGAACTAAATTGTACCTTTGTTAATTTAGCATTGTGTTGTAGGAGGTAGAGTGTAAGTTTAAAACAAAGAAGtccattttcctttggttgttttttttttggttgacaTGGAGTACTTGTTAAAAATTCTTAAGTACATCTCTTTACTGCAtcagcttcttgttttttttccgCTTAAAATATCTTCTGGGTTTTAGGCACTGGAGAAAGCTGTTGGAGACACATTCCCGAACTCAGCCAAGCAAATTGAGCCCATTATAAAAAAGGTAAATGGTAGATGAAATTGCTGTAGTTCTgctgaaagaagaaaagataagtGAATAATATTCTTACCACAATAGTTGTAATATTTTACACATGCATTTCTGGTGGTAGATTGCTATATATCAAGCTCCAGGAAGATACTTCTTGAAACCAGGAGTGGATATAGAAAGCTTCCCGAAACCTGCCCCTGAAAGTGGAAGGTACAAAAAATTTTCGGGCTCTttgttcttttgttttgtctCTTCTATTTGAAATTAAAATAGTATCTGTCAGAGACAAAGTTGATCTGCATTCAGCACGTCTGGTTAAACTGAAGTCTCGGTAAGTGTACCTGTAGGAGCACGGGAACTTTCTACCAGAGATAAACTTGGAAGATGTTTGTGAAAATGATATTAAACAAAAAGAccttggcattttacatccatttTGAGCTAAAACAATCAAGGAACATATGCATTTTTTTGACGTTACAAAGGTTAAAATGTGCTCATTAATTTTGCCCTTCTTTTGGGATGCTAATTTATATGTTTTGACACTAACGTACAAGGATCATATCTGTATGTATTTGTTTTTGGCCAAATTCCTTGGAGGGTGGAGAGGTGGGAAGATTATTTTCTGATCGAGAGATTATTTTCATTTCCTATTCATGTTTCATTTGATGATCCTCTGTATTGTGGTCATGAACTATTTTCCTTGAGAGCAGAACACCTCCTTCCACAGTAAAAAGATCCACGCACGTATGATCTTTTCCACAGTAAAAAGATCTTTCTtcattaaaaagaaaattcatgCATCTATGCACACACAGTCGGACATTGGTCAGGATGTATTTTCTTATGGTTTTGGTTTGTAACCCAATCGCTTTTGCTTTAGTCAGTTGATTGTGCTCTTTAATATGTTTCCAGTATCACCTTTTTGATTATTATAGGTATGGCAGACATCAATTTAACTTCTCGTTCTAACATATCTCTTTTATCTTAGTGCTGCTGAGGACCAGACTACTAGCTCTACTATGCCTTTGATAGGAAAATCATTCTTCTGAAAAGATATATTCTTTGATTGAAATGCTTGATTCCATGTTAATTGAAAGTCCCCTTACCCTGATGTTTTCTGCTCTTAACAGTTCTCCTGAAGATCATTGTCAGCCATTATCTGCCCCCGATAAATTTGACCAGCTACCTGCTCCAGAACCGGTCTTACCTTTAAAAACTGATAGCAGTGAATTGGAAGAGGGGGCAGTGAGCGATTCTAAACCTCAAGAAGCATATGATGCCATGGAAAAAATTGATATCCTCCATCATTCACCTGATCGAAGTGTAGGGCTGGCTAATAGCTCTAGCTCTAGCTCTAGTGATAGTGAAAGTGAGAGCAGCGACAGTGGAAGCGATAGTGGAAGTCAGAGTAGAAGCAGAAGCCCAAGTAAAAGTGTAGCCAGTGGGAGTAGCAGTGACAGTGAAAGTGATGCTTCTTCTAATAGTAAGGAGGCATCTGATGAGGATGTTGATATCATGAGCGATGATGACAAAGAGACAAATCATGAACCGCGAGCTTCTGAACAGGTTCAATGCGGAACTTTGGATTTTGAGCCAGGTCAATTTAAGGTAGGTGAGAGGGACGATCTTAATGTTACGGATATTGTGGAAATTGAGAAGGACTTGCCTCACGGCGACCAAGTAGCTCAAATGGCTGTTATTCCTGGCTCAGGTCCTATGAGAGATAATGAAAAACCTGTAGAAGAAGTCAGACCTTTATCGTCTGATAGGCATGAGGATAAACAAAGTCAGGTCCAAATGGGTGAGCTTCATCATGAAGCACAAATTGTTAGTTACCAAAAACATCATAGTGAAATTGGAAGTGTCGACAAGGATAGCTTCAAGCATGAGCCATCTGGGGGTAGGAAAAGTAAATCTAAACGAGTGCGTGATGAAAAACGTTTAGTTGATAAAGCAGACAAGAATAAGAGAGTAAAAACTCAGAATGTTATTCAGCATCAAAGTTCTGGTCATAGGAACTCTAATTTTGTAGAGAGTTCACACTTATCTCCTGATAAGCCTTCAGAAGGGCCTTATAAGGGCCTTAATATGCAGCAGATGGATAGAACTTCCAGGAAGTCTGCTTCTGAACTTTTGCAGCCAGACCGGAGATCTGTTGATTTCACTGCAAGGGGCAAAGCTCCTACTGGTTCTGAGAGGCCAATAAAACAAGGTGAAAGCTCAGGGCATACCACTAAGTACACTGAAAGAAGCCTTCAAATGAATGAAGGGCTCCCCTCACAGAGAGACAAGGTTAGTAGAGAGTCACAAGATGAATACGACTTTGTTAGTgataaaagggaaagaaaaattcCAAAAGATGGTGTTGGGGACCAGCAAAGAACATCAGTCGATTTGAACCTCAGTAAGTATGACAGCCCGCTGCCACGAAATTCTCCAAAGGATAATATGTGTAATACAGGGAAATCATCTTTCATGAATGGACGTGGGCACATGCTTCAAAGAGAGCTTTCAGACCTGGAGTTAGGAGAACTTCGGGAGCCTCCGCCACAGGAAACAGCTGGGTTAAACAAGCAGTTTGAGAGGAAAAGTTCTTTTAAAGGAGAGAATAGACCAACAAGTTCAGATTATTGGAATTTTGAGTCAACTAAAGGAAGAACTACAGAGAAGAATGTAGCAGAGTTTAGAAGATCATCTCCTCTCCAGTCAAGCGCTGTGCCTTCTGGGGCTCCAAATGGCTTTTCTAAGAGGAGGACCCCTGAACGTCATGCTGAAGATTTTACAAGACCTCACCAAAAGGTTTCACAACCTCAGCCTCAACAACCCCATCCTAGAATTAATCAGAATGATATTGGTTCCCAATATAATCAACCAGTGGAAGTGCATAATGGTCGGCAAATTGAAGTAGAAGGGAGATTAGGAACTGGTCAGGAGGTCCATGGAGACGCTCGCAAAAAAAATTCTGCTGGTGCACGAGAACAACATGACCTAAAACATGGTGTACTTCCAGCATCTGCCAAGGAGAACAAAGGGCAAAAGTCCAGTTTGGCTGCTGAGGTAAATGATAGGCATAAGGATGCTTCTTTACTGGTGAGCTCTGAAGGTCATCAAAGGATGGGAGAGTCTTCTCCTGATGAGATGAGTTCGTACTCCAAGTATGAAAAGGAGGAAGCAGAGCTGAAGGGACCAATAGAGAATTTTGCCCAGTAAGTATTTCTGCATTTACTTTAGTAGTGGAGACACCACTTTGGAGCTTGTTGAAACATGCAGGCATACTCTCAGATTCAATTGATACATAAAAGAGAGTACACAAATGTGGTTTTCAAGTGATATGCTTCAAGTCGTTTTCAttgttgaaattttttatttcttgAAACCTTTTACTGAAAAAAGAGAGTACACGTGTAGGGTCAAGTAGTAAATGTGTTGGATAATTGAGGTCGTTTTCATTGTTGAGACCTTTGTTCTCTAAACCATTAAGTATTAAAAACGAGTAGAGCCTGTTGTGTTGAAGTTATTAATGCCTTTTGTACTTCCTATTATCTTTTTGGCTGGAAATCTTTATTTTTGATGCTTCTCATATATCAGTTTATCCATGTTTCAGGTATGAAGAATATGTGCAGGAGTATAGGGAAAAATATGATAGTTATTGCTCCATAAACAAAACATTGGAGTCTTACAGGTTTGTTGCACGAATAGATTTATGCTTATTTCTCAAAGTTTAATGGAGATTATTTCTTGTCAACTTTTTTAACCAACACCTTTTGCAAACAGtttattttcagttttagttaGTCTAACAATTATTGGGATAAACTCTTTAGGAATGAGTTCATGACACTCGGCAAGGAGCTTGAGGTATCTAGAGGAAGGGACAAGCAAAGATTCTATGACATGTTGGGACAGTTAAAAGATTCGTATCGTAAATGTGGATCAGTAAGTTTCCTCCTCTCAATATGTTTTGTGGTCATGGATAAGCAGTTGGAGATTATACTCCAACATTTTTAATGTTGATGTCTATTATGTTTCTAGACTAATGGTGATGCCAGCTCTAGTTCTCTAGCTCAAAAAATCTCTCCTGCATTTTTTTCAATGCTTTTGGATGCAAGTATTAAGTGCCTTTCCGCAGGCTATTTCTGGATGACAGATTACCTAATGGCTGAAATAGTTTCAATGCCCTCTGTAGAGACACTTTCTCCATAGTCCTGTTTACTTGGATAACCCTTTACTTTTTCATTTGACTCCTTGAGCTGGTTTATTAGATGTATCTGTTCACTTGCCCATGTGCCTTAGGGTGATATACTATAACTGTACTTTCTCTGTGATGTCTGACTcattggttttacaatttaaacAATGCAGAGACATAAAAGACTGAAGAAAATATTTATTGTGCTTCATGAGGAATTGAAGGTACTTATCGGACCATCACTTTTGAACCTTATTGCTTCATTTTCCTATGATCCCTagtagtttttcttttctcttttttgccttagtattcttctttttctatacAATTTCTGAATGCTTCAACTTGTTGTGCAGCATTTGAAGCAGATGATCAAAGACTTTGCTGTTTCATATGCCAGAGACCGGTAACCAGAAAGATCGACTTCTAACTCATTTTTGGCCTGTTAGGGAACCCGGAGTGCTCGGGGATTATCTCCTCTATAATATGCGGTGGTTAACTCGTTTGGTGGAGGGGCCAGCAGAAAGTGCTCTGTCCCATTTGTAGATGAAATGAATGATGGTGACACCACAAGAGTTGACAGAAAATGTGAAGATACATTTGGAGCAACGCAAATGTAAATAGAAATGTAGAGTgccttattttttttcctttttcaattctTTAGCGGGGCTTGTGTCCCAGTACATTTTTGTGTATATTATTTATGGAAGTTTTAGTGTGCCTGATACGTACAATAATGACTCCTGATTCTAGGAATCGCCCTAAGGGCTAATTTTCCATAATGTTGTCATCATAGTAGGCTCCTATAAAGTGGAGAACTACCAGACGTTTTGGTTTCTTAAAAGTTTTGTTCGCCATTTGTAGTCGCAATGAAACACGTAGTTTGTAATATTATGTACATGTTTCAGTAAACAGATTAGAATTATTATGCTTTACAATTTCaacaatttcttttttaaaagtaTTATCTTGCTTTtctttattacaagaaaaatgttACAAGTGTTAAATTATGAATAAATGCTCAACTTAAAAAAAATAACGCAATAACGGAATATCCTATGTATTTACCACTGCTCATATCTTCTTTTTATCTTtccaaattgaatttttttcaatatacatattttataattgaatttaaaatacaaataaaattttatttacgaATAAAGATGTAATTAATGATTGAAATCCCCTTAAATGCTATTTtcattgaaaaggaaaaagaaaagaagccgGCAAGATTGAAAAAccaattggggggggggggggggggttggaggGGAGTAGAATCTACAAAATGGGTTCGGGGGAGAATTACACTATATAGCCGCTCCCAAAATAATAGtgaaaagaaatatatatatatatatatatattctatagGTTATATACAAAAAGTATACAAATTTTTTACACTTTTTCGggacatttgcatctatacccgctttttgtgtcacgttttaacttgtgtctgctttgcaaaaaaaattgcaaccgtacctgctttttcgcataactttagcatacggggctgaagtagcaaaggcaatcacgcaaaacttcagcattctagtagccgggcatGAAGTTCAGctatagagctgaagtttttgttttgtaactggcgaacttcagctctagagatgaagtttttgttttgtaactgacgaacttcagctctagagctaaagtttttatttgtaactggcagtttttgttttgtaactggcaagCAGCCGAAGCTTTTGTTTTGTAACTAGCGAACTTCAGCTATTTCACACCTTTTCTCTGTTCCTTGATCACGTGCAGCTGATGAGATGTTATGGTTGAAATTTTCTTGAATTTTGGCTTCGGGCATTAGATGGCAACATTTTCTTAGTTTCTTCCAGTTCTAATAACTTCTCTTCCAATAAAAATTTAGTATCATTAAGCTTCATATGGACTCGTAACCTCAGCCATTCAAATCATTTTCCTCTATTATTCCGTTTCTTTCCTCAATCGATTGATCTCTGCTCTATCCAACGATATATGATTGGCAAGTTCTTCGCAGACTCGTTCCAATGCTTTTCTCCCTTTTCTCTCTTCAGACAACTCTCTTGCAAACATCCCATGAACTAAAGTTCCATAGCAGCACCAACatcagcagaagaaagaagaaggagaagaaaacgaaggaggagaagaggaagagaaaggggctgaagttatttaaaaattgggtacaaattaaaaatttttaaaaaatgggcaTAGGTTAAATGacgcgaccaaatagggcgccatgcgtgca belongs to Nicotiana tabacum cultivar K326 chromosome 6, ASM71507v2, whole genome shotgun sequence and includes:
- the LOC107800690 gene encoding uncharacterized protein LOC107800690 — translated: MYGGSGKLGRGGGGGSGGRGGGVGKRNIQSTFQPPPLNRSTAASGGRLSLGGGGAAAPRNRNSSSATGPTSSNGAEETFSLVTGNPLNFAMIIRLAPDLVEEIKRVEAEGSTARIKFDTNANNSSGNVINVGSKDFRFTWSREPGDLCDIYEERRSGEDGNGLLVESGGAWRKLNVQRVLDESFKNHVKMRSEEAEKKLKSRKAIVLDHGNPSMKSQVKAMAAAEANPWRMGFKQKKEPPFKKRKAEPPPGGAYGSAYKSGSSATTHSKGKPSASPLSSPPELSGAPASPFDNANLLKGQIAVDDVIPAQTMAKATSSDKEIPSKVTTSSSHDKVGRKRHAGSTPTYLRSMLISLLMENQSKGMSLKALEKAVGDTFPNSAKQIEPIIKKIAIYQAPGRYFLKPGVDIESFPKPAPESGSSPEDHCQPLSAPDKFDQLPAPEPVLPLKTDSSELEEGAVSDSKPQEAYDAMEKIDILHHSPDRSVGLANSSSSSSSDSESESSDSGSDSGSQSRSRSPSKSVASGSSSDSESDASSNSKEASDEDVDIMSDDDKETNHEPRASEQVQCGTLDFEPGQFKVGERDDLNVTDIVEIEKDLPHGDQVAQMAVIPGSGPMRDNEKPVEEVRPLSSDRHEDKQSQVQMGELHHEAQIVSYQKHHSEIGSVDKDSFKHEPSGGRKSKSKRVRDEKRLVDKADKNKRVKTQNVIQHQSSGHRNSNFVESSHLSPDKPSEGPYKGLNMQQMDRTSRKSASELLQPDRRSVDFTARGKAPTGSERPIKQGESSGHTTKYTERSLQMNEGLPSQRDKVSRESQDEYDFVSDKRERKIPKDGVGDQQRTSVDLNLSKYDSPLPRNSPKDNMCNTGKSSFMNGRGHMLQRELSDLELGELREPPPQETAGLNKQFERKSSFKGENRPTSSDYWNFESTKGRTTEKNVAEFRRSSPLQSSAVPSGAPNGFSKRRTPERHAEDFTRPHQKVSQPQPQQPHPRINQNDIGSQYNQPVEVHNGRQIEVEGRLGTGQEVHGDARKKNSAGAREQHDLKHGVLPASAKENKGQKSSLAAEVNDRHKDASLLVSSEGHQRMGESSPDEMSSYSKYEKEEAELKGPIENFAQYEEYVQEYREKYDSYCSINKTLESYRNEFMTLGKELEVSRGRDKQRFYDMLGQLKDSYRKCGSRHKRLKKIFIVLHEELKHLKQMIKDFAVSYARDR